AGCCGCCGTCGGCGCCCGTCGGTCGGAAGGACGAGGGGATGTCGCAGTACGGAGCGATGAGGAACTCGAGCAGGTCGGGGAAGACCACGTAACCGACGATCGCGCCCCCCACGAGGGCGAGCGCGATGCGTACGAGTCGGGTCCGCAGTTCGGCGAGGTGCTCCGTGAGGGTCATCTCGCCGGACGTGCCCGCCTGCCCTGCGGTCACGCCTCCGGGTCGGCCTTGGAGGCGCCCTCGGCCTCCTCCTCCTCCTCCTCCTCGGTGGCCTTGCGGAACTCCTTGATGCTCTTGCCCATGGAGGAGGCGAGGTCAGGGAGCTTCTTCGCACCGAACAGGAACACGATCACCACGAGGACGATGATCAGCTCGGGGGCACCGAAACCGCCCATGGTCACCTCGATCTGCCGCACGATGCGGCTGCTCGTCGGAACGCCGAGTGTACTGTGGGGTGCGGCTCAGCCGGGCACGCGCAGTCAGTCCGCGGACGAGGCGGTGCTCGATCCGCCGTCGTTGAGCGCCCGACCCGCCTCGCTGACCTGCTCGAGGCGTCGCTGGGTCTCCTCCGCCGCGGTGGAGAGTTCCGCCAGGTGGGGGTCGAGTTCCTGCTGGACCTTGCTGAGGCCCGCCATCAGGTGCTTCACCTGGACCACGACGAGTGCGATCGCCACGACCAGCACGCTGACGCTGATGATCGACGCGACGATGACCACGACGAGTGCTGGGGTCGCCACGGGGCCCTCCCCGGCTAGCTCTGGCGGATGTTGGCGGTCAGTGTACGTGCTGACCCAGTGCGATCCGGAGCGTGCGGAGGGCCTATCGACGGCGCGGCTGCGCCGTCGCCCCATGATGGAGGAGCCCACGGGTCCGCATGCGATCGGAGCCGTCGAGACCGCGCTCTCGACGGCGGGAGCGTTGCGAAGGGCCTATCGACGGCGCGGCTGCGCCGTCGCCAAAGTGACGAACCAGTCGTCGCGTTGCAACAGCAGGTGCAGGTCGAGCAGATCGTCGTACCCGAACGCGGGGCCGGTGGGCGGATCCTCCGGGTGGGCGGGATGGGGCGCGGGCGTCCCGTGGGCGTCGTCGCTGGTGATGTTGACCGGGACCCCACCCGTTGCGAGCAGACGTGCGATCCGCTCATCCGCTGGCTTGACGATGTGGCCGGTGCAGGCCGGGCACGCGAACGTGTAGCTGCTGCCGGCCGCGACCTCCCCCGCCTCGCTGCGCACGACGTGGAGCGCGATGTCCTGTGGACGCAGATCGATGTCACCACAGGACGGGCAGTTGGCACGGATGCGGGTCAATTCGAGGTCCTCCCATGCGCTCACTACCAGTAGTCGGTCACGTACGCTTCGTACTTGACGGTCCAGGTCCCCGAACCGCGGGAACCACCTGACCGGACTAGTGCACCGGTCGGCACCGGTGACGGGTCGGGTGCGTGGGATGGGGTGACGTGACACCCTGCGGGGACGGCGGCGGAGGTGAGCGGTGGCGTTCGGACGGCGGGGGCGGGACGCGGCTGACATCGCCGAGTTCGAGGGACAGGAGCTGGCCGGGTTGGTCGTCGCCGCTCGGGCGATCAACGAGGCTGGCGATCTCGACGCCACCCTGTCCACGATCCTCGACCGCGCCCTCGAGTTGCTCGATGCCGACGAGGGGTCGGTGATGCTCTTCACCGGCGACCGCAACCAGCTGCGGATCCACGCCGCGAGCGGCCTACCCGACCACATCGTCGAGAGCACCCAGGTGGAGCTGGGCCAGGGCATATCCGGCAACGTGGCGGCAACCGGCACGCCGTTGTTGCTCGGAACCGATGTCGCCGTCGAGCGCTACTCGCCGTCCGACCACCGCAGCAGGCTGCGCAGCGCCGTCTGCGTTCCGCTGCGTACCCGGGGGCGCATCGAGGGTGTGCTCAACCTCGCTCTGCGCCGAGGTGGATCCAGCCAACGCGAGGAGTTCGCCGAACCCGACCTGGAGCTGGCGACGCTGCTCGCCGAGTTCGCGGCGGCGGCCGTACACAACGGCCAGCTCTACGCCCAGGCCCGGCGCCGCGGTGATGACATGGCGACGCTGTTCGAGGCGAGTCACGCGCTCTCGTCCGCCATCGAGGTCGAGGACGTCTGTGCCGCCATACTGGACGCGGTCGAGGAGTTGATCGCGACCCGTGCCGGGTTCGTCTGTGCACTACCCGAGGAGGGAACCGGCCCCGAGGCAAGTCGCTACCGGGGGCTGCCGCGCGGACGCATCGTGGCCGCGATGCGCAAGGAAGGGTTCATCGAACTTCTCCGGGGCTCGAGGGTCCGGGTCGTCGACGACCTCGCCACCGATCCGGTGCTCAACACGCTCGTCGGCGACGGCACCCCGAAGGTCGGCGTCATCGCTCCCCTCGTCGGCGGAGGTTCCACGCGCGGCCTCTTGGTCTCGCTCCTCGAGGAGCCTCCGACGGATCCGCAGATCCGGATGCTGGCCACCTACGTCCACCACGCCGCGCTCGCCCTCGGCAAGGCGTTGCTCCTCCGCAGCGTGCGGACGAAGGAGGACGAGGTCACCTCGCTGGCGGCGTCCGTGCCGAACCCGATCATCATCACGGACGGCGCCGGGCGGCTGCTGGCCGTCAACCCCGCCGCGTCGGAACTGTTCGGTCTCAACTCGGAGTTCGACGCAGGGACGCCGGTGAGCGGCAAGCTGCGGTCGCAGGAACTCGAGGATCTCATCCTCGCGGAACACGCTTCGCGTGCGGACGTCACGCTCCTGACACCGCAACCGCGCACCTTCCGTGCGCGGGCCACGCCGGTGCGACCCGGACACGGTCCAGCAGGAGCCCGGATCCTGACACTGGAGGACATCACGTCCGAGAAGGAGATGGAGCAGATGAAGGCCGACTTCGTCGCCGTGATCGGCCACGAGCTGAGGACGCCCCTCACCTTGATCAAGGGCTACACGGGGACGTTGGCCAAGCGCGCGGACAAGCTCAGTCCCGAAGCGCGGTCGAAGGCGCTCGAGAGCATCCACCACCACACCGTGCGGCTCGAACGTCTCGTCGAGGATCTGCTCCTCGTCTCCCGGGTCGAGCGCCACCGACTGCCGCTGTTCATCGAGCGACGTGACATCATCGCCGCGGTCGAGGAGGTCGTCGCTGCGGTCCGGCACGACCCCGCCGGGCGCGACATCCGCTTCGAGCCTCCTCAGGCGGAGTTCACGATGCTGTTCGACGTCACGAAGGTCGAGCAGGTGCTGCACCATCTCCTGGACAACGCACTCAAGTTCTCCGAACCCGGCGAGCAGGTCGAGGTCGAGATCGACCTGAACGAGGATGACATCGAGGTCCGCATCCGCGACCGAGGTGTCGGCATCTTCAGCGGTGACGTGCCACGCCTGTTCGATCGCTTCCAGCAGCTCGACGGCACCGCGACGCGGGGCGCAGGCGGTACGGGGATCGGTCTGTACATCTGCCGGACGCTGGTCGAGGCGCACGGAGGCCGGATCGGCGTTCGCTCAGCGCTCGGGCGTGGGTCGACGTTCTGGTTCTCGTTGCCGACCGTCCCGCCCGAAGGCGGCGACGGAAAGCCGGAACGGGACGAGCAGCCCGTCATCGATCCCCGGGTGGCGGCGTTGACCGATCAGCCGCCGGCGTAGCGAGCGATCGCGCGGCGAGCCGCGTCGCGCACCTCGTCCGCCAGCTCCGATGGCTCGATGACGCGGGCCCCGACCCCGGCGGACAGCAGGAGCCGCCGGAGCCACGCGGTCGCAGGGGTGTGCAGCACGACCCGGAGCCGTCCCTCCCCCAACTCGACGATCTCGGTCGGCTCGACCGCCTCGGCGACCCACCGCGCGCCGGGCACGAGTTCGAGTTCGATCCGCAGGTCGGCTTCGCCGGGCTCGTAGGCGGGCTCGGGCAATCCCTTCGCGGGCGGTCGTCTCGTCCGCGGCTGTTCCGTCACCGCCACCTCGACCATGCGGTCGAGTCGGAAGGTGCGGGGAGCGGCCCGATCGACGTCGTACGCCTGCAGGTACCAGTGTCCGTCACGGACGAGGAGTTGCCACGGGTCGACCGTTCGGTCGCCCTCGGCCTCGTCGGCGCGACGGTGGTAGCGGAAGGTCACCTGCCGGTCCTGGTCGATCGCCTCCCGCAGCGGCGCGGTCCAGACGGCGCCCTCCTCGGCGAGGTGGACGGCCGCTTCTCCGCCGATGCCCGTGGTCGCCCGGACCTTGTCGAGCGCCGACCGCAGCGACGGCGCCTCGTCGGGCAGAGCCGCGAGGACCGCCTCGCCGGCGAGCACGAGCAGCAGGGCTTCGGCCGCGGTCAAGCGCATCGGTGCCTTGAGCTCATCGGCCATGCGCACCGCGATCTCGTCACCGAAGATGTCGGCCTCGATCAGCGCGCCGCCTCCGAGGCCGGGCAGGCCGCAGAAGTTCAGCATGCCCACCCACCGCTCGATGGTGCCGTGGGGCACCCCGAACGTGGCTTCCGCGTCCGCGACGGTCGCACCGGGATGCGCGAGCACCCACGGCACGAAGGCCAGCATCCCGAGGGCATCGTCGGAGGCTCGTGGACTCACGACTCCACCCCCGCGACGGCGCGCAGGTGGGACACCACCCGCTCACGCACCTCGATGGGTTCGATCACCTCGGCCTCGTCACCGAGCCCGACGATCCACGACACGGTGCGCGTGATCGGCGCATCGGTGATGGCCACGACCGTCCAGTCGTCGTCACGCGTCTCGATCGTGCGTCCACCGCGTGCCTCGGCCTCCCAGGCGACGCGTGGGGCGAGGGCGATGGTGACATCCTGGTGCTCGCGATCCGGACCCTCCAGGTGCGTGGACACGTCGAGACCCTCGGGGATCGAGTAGGCCTCCACCTCGCCACCTGGGGTCACGTCGCTGATGAGACGATCCAACCGGAACGCCCGGACGTCGTCCCGGTCGTGGTCCCGACCGACGAGGTACCAGTGGCCCCGACGCGCGACGACGGCGTAGGGATCGACGGTCCGCTGCGAGTCCTCCCCCGTCGCGGTGCGGTAGGCGAAGGTGACGGGGCGGTGCTCGCGCAGAGCGGGGGCGATCTGATCGATCGCGTTGAGCCCGAGGCTGACGCGAGCCTGAGGCGCCGCCCCGTCGCTACCGGGATCCGGGGCGCGTGCGGCCAGCTTCGCGTAGGCGAGTCGTGCGCGCTCCTCTCCCGTCATCTGCAACGCGACCGCGAGCGCGGTGATCTCCTCGGCGGTCAGGCTGATGGGGGGCAGCTCGTACGCGCGGTGGTCGATGATGTAGCCCAGCTCTCCACCGAGCGCATCGGTGTCGCGGGTCTCGACGGGGATGCCGAGTGAACGCAGATCGTCCTTGTCGCGCTCGAACTGACGCCGCGCCGACTCCGGATCTTCCTGCTGGTACGCGTGGATCGCGTCCTTGATCCACGCGAACGTCACCGGCCGACGCACCTCCTTCAGGGCGATGACCAGGTTGACCAGGCGTTCGGACTTCTCCGTCACGCCCCGGAGGCTACTTCCTGCGGCTGCGCCCGATCCGCGCTGGTGGATCGCAACCCTGAGGATGCGATGTACCAGCATCGATGCGCGGAACGGTCACATCGAGGCGATCAGCTTGTCCACGCGCTCGTCGTCGTACTTGAACGGGTCCTTGCACAACACGGTGCGTTGCGCCTGGTCGTTGAGCTTGAGATGCACCCAGTCGACGGTGTAGTCGCGCCGGCGTGCCTTGGCGTGCCGGATGAACCGCCCTCGCAGCGCCGCACGCGTCGTCGCCGGCGGTTCCTCCTTGGCGTGCTCGATCTCCTCGTCGGTGAGCAGCCGATCGACCCGCCCCTGACGCTCGAGCAGGTAGTACAGGCCCCGGCCGCGCGCGACGTTGTGGTACGCGAGGTCGAGCATCGCGATGCGGGGATGTGCCAGAGGCAGGTCGTGACGCGTGCGGTAGGCCTCGATGAGCTGGTACTTGGCTACCCAGTCCAGCTCGCGTGAGAGCCGGGTCGGGTCCACACGGAGCGTCTCGATGACGTAGCGCCAGCGAGCGAGGACGTCCTTGGCGTACTCGTCGCCGGGGTACTGGGACTGGATGAAGCGTTCCACGCGCTCGAGGTACGCCTCCTGGATCTCCAGCGCGCTCATCTCACGTCCCGTGGACAGACGGACGCGACGTCTTCCGGTCAGGTCGTGGCTCACCTCGCGGATGGAACGGATCGGGTTCTCGAGCGTCAGGTCGCGGATGACCGCCTGTTCCTCGAGCATCCGCAGGACCAGGTCGGTGGTAGCGATCTTGAGGTACGAGGCGACCTCGCTCATGTTCGAGTCGCCGACGATGACGTGGAGGCGCCGGAACCGCTCGGCGTCGGCGTGAGGCTCGTCGCGGGTGTTGATGATCGGTCGCGAGCGCGTCGTGGCCGAGGACACGCCCTCCCAGATGTGCTCGGCGCGTTGCGCGAGGCTGAAGATCGCCCCGCGGGGGGTGTGCAGGACCTTCCCCGCCCCGGCGAACACCTGGCGGGTGACGAGGAACGGGATCAGCGCATCGGCGAGCCGCTGGAACTCCCCCACACGCGCGACCAGGTAGTTCTCGTGACAGCCGTAGCTGTTACCGGCGGAGTCGGTGTTGTTCTTGAACAGCGAGATCTCGCCCGCGATCCCCTCCTCGTGCAGTCGGCGTTCCGCCGAGGCGACGAGATCCTCGAGGATGCGCTCGCCGGCGCGGTCGTGGATGACGGCTTGCCGCGGCGAGTCGCACTCGGGTGTCGCGTACTCGGGATGGCTGCCGACGTCGAGGTACAGCCGCGCCCCGTTCTCGAGGAACACGTTGGACGATCGACCCCACGACACGACCCGCCGGAACAGGTAGCGGGCGACTTCGTCGGGACTGAGTCGCCGTTGGCCTCGGAACGTGCACGTGACTCCGTACTCGTTCTCGACCCCGAAGATGCGCCGTTCCACGTTCACCTGCTCGCTGCGCCGGGGCGCCGTGAACCCGACGCCGATGACCAGGATGGCACGTTGCGCGCCGATCCGCGCGGACCCGGCTCAACCGGCCAAGGTCCGCGCCGTGCCGAGGTCGGGGGCGATGCCCACGCGGACCTCATCGGGAGGACAGTGCACGACCGCGTCTTGCGTCGCGCCGTCGAAGACCGCCGTCCCGTCCGAGTCGACGCTCGCCGTGGCTTCGGGGAAGGCGGCCTCGTACCAAGCGGTCACCGACAGGCACAGGCCGCCGCGGTCGGCCAGCCCGATGCCCACGGAGGACACCTCGCCCTGCAGGAACAGCGCGAGGGTCCCGCCGTTCCACGCCGCGGCCCGTTCGCGTGGAACCTCGAGGGCGCGGTCGGGCTCTCCCGCTGGAGCCTCGAACAGCAGCAGCAGGTCGGCCGCCCCGAAGCCCATGGTCGCGCCGTGGACCCACGCTCCGCCGGGAGCGGGGACCGGTCGGGGAGCGACGTGCTCCTCGCCGCTGAGGTAGCGCTCGGGGTACAGGATGTCGGCGGTGGTATCCGGTGGCGAGCGGTAGGCGTCGTCCACGGCGGCCCAGCCACCCTGATCGAGGAGGGTGCGGACGAACACCGCCCCCTCCTCGTAGGGCATCAGCAGCGTGCGTTGGATGACGTGGGGCATCTCCGTGAGGTTCTCGAGCTGTCCGGCGAGGGCGAACGACTCCCCAGCAAGGCGGAGCTGGTCGATGAAGGAGAACGCGACGGTCGCGTACTCCTCCATGAGGACGGTCGCATCGCCCTCGATCAGTGCCTGGTGTGCGAAGGCACGGTCCTCGTCGCCGGCTTCGACCTCGAGGTCAGGCAGGCCGATCACCTGGTCCATGAGCGCGTGCTCCAGCTCGTGAGCCAGGACGAGCTCGTCGAGGGGACCCAGACGGCGG
The genomic region above belongs to Actinomycetota bacterium and contains:
- the pafA gene encoding Pup--protein ligase; its protein translation is MERRIFGVENEYGVTCTFRGQRRLSPDEVARYLFRRVVSWGRSSNVFLENGARLYLDVGSHPEYATPECDSPRQAVIHDRAGERILEDLVASAERRLHEEGIAGEISLFKNNTDSAGNSYGCHENYLVARVGEFQRLADALIPFLVTRQVFAGAGKVLHTPRGAIFSLAQRAEHIWEGVSSATTRSRPIINTRDEPHADAERFRRLHVIVGDSNMSEVASYLKIATTDLVLRMLEEQAVIRDLTLENPIRSIREVSHDLTGRRRVRLSTGREMSALEIQEAYLERVERFIQSQYPGDEYAKDVLARWRYVIETLRVDPTRLSRELDWVAKYQLIEAYRTRHDLPLAHPRIAMLDLAYHNVARGRGLYYLLERQGRVDRLLTDEEIEHAKEEPPATTRAALRGRFIRHAKARRRDYTVDWVHLKLNDQAQRTVLCKDPFKYDDERVDKLIASM
- a CDS encoding twin-arginine translocase TatA/TatE family subunit — translated: MGGFGAPELIIVLVVIVFLFGAKKLPDLASSMGKSIKEFRKATEEEEEEEAEGASKADPEA
- a CDS encoding GAF domain-containing protein yields the protein MAFGRRGRDAADIAEFEGQELAGLVVAARAINEAGDLDATLSTILDRALELLDADEGSVMLFTGDRNQLRIHAASGLPDHIVESTQVELGQGISGNVAATGTPLLLGTDVAVERYSPSDHRSRLRSAVCVPLRTRGRIEGVLNLALRRGGSSQREEFAEPDLELATLLAEFAAAAVHNGQLYAQARRRGDDMATLFEASHALSSAIEVEDVCAAILDAVEELIATRAGFVCALPEEGTGPEASRYRGLPRGRIVAAMRKEGFIELLRGSRVRVVDDLATDPVLNTLVGDGTPKVGVIAPLVGGGSTRGLLVSLLEEPPTDPQIRMLATYVHHAALALGKALLLRSVRTKEDEVTSLAASVPNPIIITDGAGRLLAVNPAASELFGLNSEFDAGTPVSGKLRSQELEDLILAEHASRADVTLLTPQPRTFRARATPVRPGHGPAGARILTLEDITSEKEMEQMKADFVAVIGHELRTPLTLIKGYTGTLAKRADKLSPEARSKALESIHHHTVRLERLVEDLLLVSRVERHRLPLFIERRDIIAAVEEVVAAVRHDPAGRDIRFEPPQAEFTMLFDVTKVEQVLHHLLDNALKFSEPGEQVEVEIDLNEDDIEVRIRDRGVGIFSGDVPRLFDRFQQLDGTATRGAGGTGIGLYICRTLVEAHGGRIGVRSALGRGSTFWFSLPTVPPEGGDGKPERDEQPVIDPRVAALTDQPPA
- a CDS encoding WYL domain-containing protein, translating into MTEKSERLVNLVIALKEVRRPVTFAWIKDAIHAYQQEDPESARRQFERDKDDLRSLGIPVETRDTDALGGELGYIIDHRAYELPPISLTAEEITALAVALQMTGEERARLAYAKLAARAPDPGSDGAAPQARVSLGLNAIDQIAPALREHRPVTFAYRTATGEDSQRTVDPYAVVARRGHWYLVGRDHDRDDVRAFRLDRLISDVTPGGEVEAYSIPEGLDVSTHLEGPDREHQDVTIALAPRVAWEAEARGGRTIETRDDDWTVVAITDAPITRTVSWIVGLGDEAEVIEPIEVRERVVSHLRAVAGVES
- a CDS encoding WYL domain-containing protein, producing the protein MSPRASDDALGMLAFVPWVLAHPGATVADAEATFGVPHGTIERWVGMLNFCGLPGLGGGALIEADIFGDEIAVRMADELKAPMRLTAAEALLLVLAGEAVLAALPDEAPSLRSALDKVRATTGIGGEAAVHLAEEGAVWTAPLREAIDQDRQVTFRYHRRADEAEGDRTVDPWQLLVRDGHWYLQAYDVDRAAPRTFRLDRMVEVAVTEQPRTRRPPAKGLPEPAYEPGEADLRIELELVPGARWVAEAVEPTEIVELGEGRLRVVLHTPATAWLRRLLLSAGVGARVIEPSELADEVRDAARRAIARYAGG